The Brasilonema sennae CENA114 genome includes a region encoding these proteins:
- a CDS encoding M48 family metallopeptidase produces MNRKRFSINPRFSQKPWFYPFVSVIVATLICLVTPVTTRAIDAGQLLPFILQGVQVIQLSNMSPRQEVDIGKQINEQLLSSQVKLNRNSALNRYVQQIGQRLVANSDRPDLPYTFQVVEDDTINAFATLGGFVYVNTGLLKTADNEAELASVMAHEIGHIGGKHLVKQMRQKALASGLASATGLDRNQAVGIGVDLALNRPRSRGDEYDADTRGLRTLTSSGYAPSGMVSFMEKLLKKGSSVPTFLSTHPATGDRIKALQSAINNQPRSGSAGLDSSNYQANIKALLR; encoded by the coding sequence ATGAATAGGAAACGCTTTTCTATCAATCCCCGTTTTTCTCAAAAACCCTGGTTTTACCCATTCGTTTCGGTAATTGTCGCCACACTCATCTGCTTAGTGACACCTGTGACAACAAGAGCGATTGATGCTGGGCAGTTGTTGCCTTTCATTCTTCAGGGAGTTCAGGTTATTCAATTGTCTAATATGTCTCCTCGCCAGGAAGTTGATATTGGTAAGCAGATTAATGAGCAACTGTTAAGTAGTCAAGTTAAACTTAACCGCAACTCTGCACTTAATCGTTATGTACAACAAATTGGTCAGCGTTTGGTAGCTAATAGCGATCGCCCCGATCTCCCTTATACTTTCCAAGTCGTTGAGGATGACACTATTAACGCTTTTGCCACTCTAGGTGGTTTTGTGTATGTTAACACAGGTTTGCTGAAAACAGCAGACAATGAAGCCGAACTAGCAAGTGTTATGGCGCACGAAATTGGTCATATTGGCGGAAAACACCTTGTTAAACAGATGCGACAAAAAGCACTTGCAAGTGGTTTGGCATCAGCAACTGGATTGGATCGTAACCAAGCTGTGGGGATTGGTGTAGATTTAGCCCTCAATCGTCCTCGTAGTCGTGGAGATGAATATGATGCTGATACTAGAGGATTAAGAACTCTAACTAGTTCTGGTTATGCTCCATCAGGCATGGTTTCCTTTATGGAAAAACTACTAAAAAAAGGTTCTAGCGTTCCGACATTTTTGAGTACTCACCCTGCAACAGGCGATCGCATCAAAGCTTTGCAGAGTGCTATTAACAATCAACCTAGAAGTGGGAGTGCCGGTTTAGATAGTTCTAATTATCAGGCAAACATCAAAGCTTTGCTGAGATAA